The following coding sequences lie in one Musa acuminata AAA Group cultivar baxijiao chromosome BXJ1-8, Cavendish_Baxijiao_AAA, whole genome shotgun sequence genomic window:
- the LOC135587737 gene encoding uncharacterized protein LOC135587737 isoform X2, producing the protein MLHGGSSPSFCSYTSVLPCFFLAFFMYFIAAVSVVVPGSSCYALDNTSRLVDFTDWIGHPFEFDGKDADLVVRFCKDVEHRSQVGYYNGDLKNCESSFDKMGRTAQVEIICGSCLNGACKGEPGCICSVNYDQTMCRVLVELAIPCVKHGSRVFEGFTVGFHPRTWEVVYNGMTQVGYEKLHNEFSFGTEQTHVSLYLTAVSSLSRLVKKPHFKVNPNKGLEVKLTGSAESGRAPTTLSPTVLNIYWRCEQARDTPYEIEILIPVDGYDPIGFTLTKLCDYKQGREGDATSGWATFGVLSCIFIVSSTLICCGGFIYKTHVQLQHGLDALPGMTILSALLETVTRPRVYSAGEEDSRNFANHASWECPAASAQGSQRTDERRYGSI; encoded by the exons CATTCTTCATGTATTTTATTGCCGCCGTATCTGTTGTGGTACCGGGCTCTAGTTGTTATGCCCTGGATAATACCAGTCGCCTCGTTGATTTT ACTGACTGGATTGGCCATCCTTTTGAATTTGATGGAaag GATGCTGATTTGGTTGTTCGATTCTGCAAGGATGTGGAGCATCGATCTCAAGTG GGGTATTATAATGGAGACCTAAAAAATTGTGAAAGTAGCTTTGACAAAATGGGCCGTACAGCTCAG GTAGAGATTATATGTGGAAGCTGCTTAAATGGAGCATGTAAAG GGGAACCTGGCTGCATATGTAGTGTAAATTATGATCAAACAATGTGCAG GGTTTTGGTTGAACTTGCAATCCCATGTGTTAAACATGGTTCTCGAGTATTTGAAGGTTTCACTGTTGGTTTTCATCCTCGCACATGGGAAGTT GTGTACAATGGAATGACCCAAGTAGGATATGAAAAACTTCATAATGAATTCAG TTTTGGCACTGAGCAGACACATGTATCTCTCTATCTGACAGCAGTCTCTTCTCTCTCTCGTCTTGTCAAAAAGCCACATTTCAAG GTTAACCCCAATAAAGGGCTTGAGGTCAAGTTGACGGGTTCAGCAGAAAGTGGCAGAGCCCCTACAACTTTATCTCCTACAGTTCTAAACATATACTGGAGAT GTGAGCAGGCTCGTGATACTCCTTATGAGATCGAGAtcttgataccagttgatggttaTGATCCAATTGGTTTCACCCTCACAAAGTTATGCG ATTATAAGCAAGGAAGAGAAGGTGATGCTACTAGTGGCTGGGCTACATTTGGAGTGCTTTCCTGCAT CTTCATTGTGTCATCTACTTTAATTTGTTGTGGAGGGTTTATCTACAAGACTCATGTACAACTTCAG CATGGTCTCGATGCGTTGCCTGGAATGACTATCCTTTCTGCTCTATTGGAAACA GTAACCAGGCCTCGGGTCTACTCAGCAGGAGAGGAGGATAGCCGTAATTTTGCAAACCATGCATCTTGGGAATGTCCAGCTGCTTCAGCACAAGGGAGCCAGAGAACAGATGAGAGGAGATATGGTTCAATCTGA
- the LOC135587737 gene encoding uncharacterized protein LOC135587737 isoform X1, giving the protein MLHGGSSPSFCSYTSVLPCFFLAFFMYFIAAVSVVVPGSSCYALDNTSRLVDFTDWIGHPFEFDGKDADLVVRFCKDVEHRSQVGYVDFGRYETSNYFVSSSGPVDFVQGYYNGDLKNCESSFDKMGRTAQVEIICGSCLNGACKGEPGCICSVNYDQTMCRVLVELAIPCVKHGSRVFEGFTVGFHPRTWEVVYNGMTQVGYEKLHNEFSFGTEQTHVSLYLTAVSSLSRLVKKPHFKVNPNKGLEVKLTGSAESGRAPTTLSPTVLNIYWRCEQARDTPYEIEILIPVDGYDPIGFTLTKLCDYKQGREGDATSGWATFGVLSCIFIVSSTLICCGGFIYKTHVQLQHGLDALPGMTILSALLETVTRPRVYSAGEEDSRNFANHASWECPAASAQGSQRTDERRYGSI; this is encoded by the exons CATTCTTCATGTATTTTATTGCCGCCGTATCTGTTGTGGTACCGGGCTCTAGTTGTTATGCCCTGGATAATACCAGTCGCCTCGTTGATTTT ACTGACTGGATTGGCCATCCTTTTGAATTTGATGGAaag GATGCTGATTTGGTTGTTCGATTCTGCAAGGATGTGGAGCATCGATCTCAAGTG GGGTATGTTGATTTTGGTCGTTATGAAACTTCCAACTATTTTGTATCCAGTTCAGGGCCAGTGGACTTTGTTCAG GGGTATTATAATGGAGACCTAAAAAATTGTGAAAGTAGCTTTGACAAAATGGGCCGTACAGCTCAG GTAGAGATTATATGTGGAAGCTGCTTAAATGGAGCATGTAAAG GGGAACCTGGCTGCATATGTAGTGTAAATTATGATCAAACAATGTGCAG GGTTTTGGTTGAACTTGCAATCCCATGTGTTAAACATGGTTCTCGAGTATTTGAAGGTTTCACTGTTGGTTTTCATCCTCGCACATGGGAAGTT GTGTACAATGGAATGACCCAAGTAGGATATGAAAAACTTCATAATGAATTCAG TTTTGGCACTGAGCAGACACATGTATCTCTCTATCTGACAGCAGTCTCTTCTCTCTCTCGTCTTGTCAAAAAGCCACATTTCAAG GTTAACCCCAATAAAGGGCTTGAGGTCAAGTTGACGGGTTCAGCAGAAAGTGGCAGAGCCCCTACAACTTTATCTCCTACAGTTCTAAACATATACTGGAGAT GTGAGCAGGCTCGTGATACTCCTTATGAGATCGAGAtcttgataccagttgatggttaTGATCCAATTGGTTTCACCCTCACAAAGTTATGCG ATTATAAGCAAGGAAGAGAAGGTGATGCTACTAGTGGCTGGGCTACATTTGGAGTGCTTTCCTGCAT CTTCATTGTGTCATCTACTTTAATTTGTTGTGGAGGGTTTATCTACAAGACTCATGTACAACTTCAG CATGGTCTCGATGCGTTGCCTGGAATGACTATCCTTTCTGCTCTATTGGAAACA GTAACCAGGCCTCGGGTCTACTCAGCAGGAGAGGAGGATAGCCGTAATTTTGCAAACCATGCATCTTGGGAATGTCCAGCTGCTTCAGCACAAGGGAGCCAGAGAACAGATGAGAGGAGATATGGTTCAATCTGA